The proteins below are encoded in one region of Mangifera indica cultivar Alphonso chromosome 7, CATAS_Mindica_2.1, whole genome shotgun sequence:
- the LOC123220626 gene encoding MDIS1-interacting receptor like kinase 2-like, whose protein sequence is MNLLSIDTPYNELQGPIPNSTAFRNATIEELQGNKDLCGDVRGLRPCGTLLPAKHGLHKGWKIFLTVFFPLLGALVLLAVMICILFSSKRAKRDSCDQENAMQNEEFLWISTFKGKKMYEEIIAATKDFDANHLIGEGGHGSVYKAELSPGNIVAVKKIHSMYTGDIGHQKEFLCEIRALTEIRHRNIVKFFGFCVHSRHSFLVYEYLERGSLATILSNEAEAAVLDWSKRVNAIKGVAHALSYMHHDCFPPIVHRDISSKNVLLDKEYEAHVSDFGTAKLLKRDSSNWTQLAGTYGYMAPELAYTMKVTGKCDVYSFGVLALEVIQGKHPVDIISTFSGSSGNMNIELDDMLDPRLQFPSLELQNKLISIMDVAFLCLDVNPQSRPTMQIVSQLLSN, encoded by the exons ATGAACCTGTTGAGTATTGACACACCCTACAATGAGTTGCAGGGTCCGATTCCCAACAGCACAGCCTTTCGAAATGCTACCATAGAAGAATTACAAGGGAACAAAGATTTGTGTGGTGATGTTAGAGGTCTACGGCCTTGCGGTACTTTATTACCAGCAAAACATGGCTTGCACAAGGGTTGGAAAATCTTTCTCACAGTTTTTTTCCCTCTTCTAGGAGCTCTTGTTCTTTTGGCTGTGATGATCTGTATACTTTTTAGTTCCAAAAGGGCGAAGAGAGACTCTTGTGATCAAGAAAATGCTATGCAGAATGAAGAATTCCTTTGGATATCAACTTTCAAAGGTAAAAAGATGTATGAAGAAATCATAGCAGCAACAAAGGATTTTGATGCCAATCACCTTATTGGAGAAGGCGGCCATGGAAGTGTTTACAAAGCCGAGTTGTCACCAGGGAATATTGTAGCAGTCAAGAAAATCCACTCTATGTATACTGGTGATATAGGCCATCAAAAGGAGTTCTTGTGTGAAATAAGGGCATTGACAGAGATAAGACATCGAAATATCgtaaaattttttggtttttgtgtaCATTCACGACACTCATTCTTAGTCTATGAGTATCTTGAAAGGGGTAGCCTGGCAACCATTCTTAGCAATGAAGCAGAAGCAGCAGTGTTGGATTGGAGTAAGAGAGTGAATGCCATAAAAGGTGTGGCACATGCTTTGTCTTACATGCATCATGATTGCTTCCCACCGATTGTTCATCGCGACATATCAAGCAAGAACGTGTTGCTCGATAAGGAATATGAAGCTCATGTCTCAGATTTTGGAACTGCTAAGCTTCTCAAGCGGGATTCATCCAATTGGACTCAACTTGCAGGCACATATGGATACATGGCACCAG AGCTTGCTTACACAATGAAGGTGACTGGGAAATGTGATGTTTATAGCTTTGGAGTGTTGGCATTAGAAGTGATCCAAGGGAAGCATCCTGTGGATATTATCTCCACTTTTTCAGGTTCATCTGGCAACATGAACATAGAGCTTGATGATATGTTGGATCCAAGGCTTCAATTTCCCTCCCTGGAACTGCAGAATAAACTGATTTCCATCATGGATGTGGCTTTTTTATGCTTAGATGTAAATCCACAGTCTAGACCAACCATGCAAATTGTGTCTCAGCTTCTGAGCAACTAA
- the LOC123221447 gene encoding MDIS1-interacting receptor like kinase 2-like: MAFSSLSKLSLVFFIFFVLLRFQLNAAFNSTQEAQALLKWKASLQPQSHSVLSSWTLYPVNASHNSTQHASKMSHCSWYGISCNHAGSVHRLNLSNENLKGTLNELSFLSFPHLVYLDLSINELFGIIPSQIGNLSKLKYLDLSTNQFFGKIPIEIGLLTDLETLHLAENRLNGSSIPNEIGQLNSLIDLALYSNGLEGSIPTSLGNLSNLAWLYLYNNSLSGFIPLEMGNLSNLLELYIDTNSLTGPIPAIFSKPRKLSVLYMFKNQLSGSIPQELGNLESLSDISLHTNNLSGPIPASLGGLKNLNILHLYLNTLSGSIPTEIGNLRNLVDLDLSQNQLSGSVPDSFRNLSNLEILYLRQNSLSGSIPQEIGFMRLIHLQLDTNHFTGHLPHNICAGGSLERFSASHNNFFGPIPKGLRNCTSLTRIVMQRNNFRGNISESFGVYPKLEFINLSKNKLYGEISSIWGKCPKLQTLKMEENHITGSIPVELGNLTQLRRLNLSSNFLFGEIPKELGKLSWMEALILNGNQLSGAIPPEIGSLTEITSLDLSSNKLSKSIPATLGNLLQISYLNLRNNQFTQEIPPQLGKLSLLTHLDLGHNFLSGDIPSEICDLENLQDLNISHN, encoded by the coding sequence ATGGCATTCTCCTCCCTCAGTAAACTCTCCcttgttttcttcatcttctttgttCTGCTACGTTTTCAACTTAATGCTGCATTTAATTCTACTCAAGAAGCACAAGCTCTTCTCAAATGGAAAGCCTCCCTTCAACCCCAGAGTCATTCTGTCCTCTCTTCATGGACACTATATCCTGTTAATGCCAGCCACAATTCTACTCAGCACGCATCGAAAATGAGCCACTGTTCCTGGTATGGAATTTCTTGCAACCATGCTGGAAGTGTCCATAGATTGAATCTGtctaatgaaaatttaaaaggtaCGCTCAATGAATTATCATTCTTATCATTTCCTCATCTTGTGTATCTTGATCTTAGCATAAATGAACTTTTTGGAATTATCCCTTCACAAATTGGTAATCTTTCCAAACTGAAGTATCTCGACTTATCAACTAATCAGTTTTTTGGGAAAATACCGATTGAAATTGGTCTCCTAACTGATTTAGAGACCTTGCACCTAGCTGAGAATCGATTGAATGGTTCATCAATTCCTAACGAAATAGGACAACTGAATTCTCTTATTGATCTTGCTCTATATAGTAATGGTTTGGAGGGTTCAATTCCTACTTCTTTGGGAAATTTGAGCAACTTGGCTTGgttgtatctttataataattcacTTTCTGGTTTCATTCCTCTAGAGATGGGAAACCTCTCTAATTTACTTGAACTTTATATAGATACTAATAGCTTAACAGGTCCAATCCCTGCCATTTTTAGTAAGCCTAGAAAACTATCTGTGTTATACATGTTCAAAAACCAACTTTCTGGTTCTATTCCTCAAGAATTAGGAAATTTGGAGTCTCTCTCAGATATTAGTCTTCATACCAACAATCTTTCTGGTCCTATTCCTGCGTCTCTAGGTGGTTTAAAAAATCTGAACATTCTTCACTTATACCTTAACACACTGTCTGGCTCTATTCCTACTGAAATAGGGAATCTGAGAAACCTTGTGGATttagatttgagtcaaaatCAACTTAGTGGTTCTGTTCCTGATTCCTTCAGAAATTTGAGCAACTTAGAGATTTTATACCTTCGACAAAACAGTCTTTCTGGATCCATTCCGCAAGAAATTGGATTCATGAGGCTCATTCATTTGCAATTAGACACCAACCACTTCACTGGTCACTTGCCCCATAATATCTGTGCTGGTGGTTCTCTGGAGAGGTTCAGTGCCTCTCACAACAATTTTTTCGGTCCAATTCCCAAAGGCTTAAGAAACTGCACAAGCCTAACAAGAATTGTTATGCAACGAAACAACTTTCGTGGAAATATATCTGAAAGTTTTGGAGTGTATCCAAAGCTAGAATTTATAAATCTCAGTAAAAACAAGCTTTATGGTGAGATTTCATCAATCTGGGGAAAGTGTCCAAAATTACAGACTCTAAAGATGGAAGAGAATCATATTACTGGCAGCATACCAGTTGAGCTTGGAAACTTAACTCAACTACGTAGACTCAatctttcttctaattttttgtttggGGAGATTCCAAAAGAACTTGGAAAATTGAGTTGGATGGAGGCTCTCATTTTGAATGGGAATCAGCTTTCTGGTGCTATACCTCCGGAAATTGGATCACTCACAGAAATTACCAGTCTTGACTTGTCCTCAAACAAGTTGAGCAAATCAATCCCTGCAACTCTTGGGAACTTGTTGCAAATTAGTTACTTGAATTTGAGGAACAACCAGTTTACCCAAGAAATTCCACCTCAGTTGGGGAAACTAAGTCTGTTGACACATCTGGATTTGGGTCACAACTTCCTTAGCGGAGATATACCCTCTGAAATCTGTGATTTGGAGAATTTGCAGGATCTCAATATCTCCCACAATTAA